The genome window GGTAACCACGATGATTGGTTGCAAATGCAATCGTATCCTGAGCTATGTCAGCCTGTTTGGGTTCCCGACTTAACTCCTTGGGCGTTTATATCGCTTAACTCCATTTACGAAGCTGATGGGCGGGGTTCTGGGGCTTTAGGAAAAGAGCAACGCCAATGGTTAATGGACCAGTTAGCGGCGTTACAACAGGATAACCGTTGGGTGCTTATCGCCCTTCATCATCCTGCACTGGATGTGGGGAGCCAATGGCAAGATCAGATAAAACTCAGTGATGCTGATGCGCTACTCGACATTATTAAAGCGTCCTCATGCGTTAAAGGGGTTTTATCCGGGCATTTACATCAGCAGCACGACCTCTTTGTAGGAGGGGTTCCTTTTTGGGTAACACCTGCTACAGCACCGCAATACAAAGCAAGGACTCGCGAGCCCACGGACGAGCTCGATAAGCGACTGTCATTACCTGGTTATCGTGTTTTCACGCTGTCGGATAATGGAGAGCTAACAACGGATGTAGTACGTGTTGACGTTTAGCTTGAAAGCTAAGCAAAGCTCCGGTAACTTTTGTAAAAAGCTGTAAGGATAACCAGTATGCAGTCTCCCTTATTTATTTATGTTCATGGCTTTAATAGCTCGCCTTCTTCGGTTAAAGCGCGGTTGTTAGGGGCGTATATGAAAACGCATCCAGAACTGGGAGATTATTGTGTA of Neptunomonas phycophila contains these proteins:
- a CDS encoding metallophosphoesterase family protein → MALTRIVQVTDCHLQESPSQLHRGMSTEDRFDAVLSHLTGCERNIDLLWLTGDLAHHGYESSYRRLAAKVSGIAKNTIWLPGNHDDWLQMQSYPELCQPVWVPDLTPWAFISLNSIYEADGRGSGALGKEQRQWLMDQLAALQQDNRWVLIALHHPALDVGSQWQDQIKLSDADALLDIIKASSCVKGVLSGHLHQQHDLFVGGVPFWVTPATAPQYKARTREPTDELDKRLSLPGYRVFTLSDNGELTTDVVRVDV